From one Streptomyces sp. SCSIO 30461 genomic stretch:
- a CDS encoding YCF48-related protein, with protein MTCTIAPRSVNLQGVCLVDEAHGWAVGDGGMILATDDGGSRWHSQSSTDKDLRAVCFADTERGWIAGRDGVILHTTDGGRHWDQRETGTDRNLYGISFEPAGRTGWAVGDSGTILASFDGGLTWQPQSSDDTHFTRCFTLDEKTAWIIGKRGTIHATTDAGATWVVQQSKAEVDLRGIYAVSPELCWAVGRMGTVLRSEDGGTTWTRTDSGTGLDLYGLWAAPDGREVRTSGDDGVILASHDGGRTWSPQSSGTAKDVVSLAFMPDTRHGWMVGDSGLILATPDGGGTWTPQLSGIHKDLAGLHGAGTARWAVGRDGLLALTTDGGATWQMGDTGTGAQLWDVTFLADARRGWAVGDAGLVLATEDGGTSWRRQDTPIEVPLFGVYFEDDCGWAVGAAGTVLATDDLGTTWRLMDTPTELSLLSVHFEPGGKQGWAVGPEGTILGTDDAGTTWQCQDAATQTTLTHVHAGTGGAARIVGRAGTVLTTTNGGATWETQVTGTDVSLWGVAFTVSGEHGWAVGDCGTVLATADGGVTWAHQDSGVVDNLKTVWAQPDGAQVYAAGDGSSVIATENHGATWSSHVASTGRNLYGVHIFPGGQDGWVVGDGGTVLATRAGRRWTPQPSGTAANLYSVSPADHTTAWAVGRAGTILVTRDAGTSWQLQPSGSTKDLLEVHVRPDARTGWAVGDRGTILGTRDGGTTWVHQPSPYTGCGLWAVDFADDCTGWAVGTGGTVFATRDGGTTWETQDSGGEDDLIDIHAVDTATAWAVGHRGTVLHTGDGGRTWERRESATRQNFTAVHFSPDGRLGCVVGRSDTAMTSHDGGTTWEVGVIGTGMSLWNVRILSELESWIVGDEGTVLSTSDGGATWEQHFYSPEKDTAAHG; from the coding sequence ATGACCTGCACCATTGCTCCCCGGAGCGTCAACCTCCAAGGCGTGTGCCTAGTGGACGAAGCGCACGGCTGGGCCGTCGGCGACGGAGGCATGATCCTCGCGACCGACGACGGCGGCTCGCGCTGGCACTCCCAGAGCAGTACCGACAAGGATCTGCGCGCGGTCTGCTTCGCCGACACCGAGCGCGGCTGGATAGCGGGCCGTGACGGCGTCATCCTGCATACCACCGATGGCGGCCGGCACTGGGACCAGCGGGAGACCGGCACGGATCGGAACCTATACGGCATCTCCTTCGAGCCGGCCGGCCGCACCGGCTGGGCCGTAGGCGACAGCGGCACCATCCTCGCTTCCTTCGATGGTGGGTTGACCTGGCAGCCGCAAAGTTCCGACGACACCCACTTCACCCGCTGCTTCACTCTGGACGAGAAGACCGCCTGGATCATCGGCAAGCGCGGCACGATCCACGCCACCACCGATGCGGGCGCGACCTGGGTCGTCCAGCAGAGCAAGGCCGAGGTCGACCTGCGCGGCATCTACGCCGTCTCTCCTGAGCTGTGCTGGGCCGTCGGCCGCATGGGCACCGTCCTGCGCTCCGAGGACGGCGGCACCACATGGACCAGGACGGACAGCGGCACCGGCCTCGATCTGTACGGGCTGTGGGCGGCACCCGACGGCCGCGAAGTCAGGACCTCCGGCGACGACGGCGTCATCCTCGCCTCCCACGACGGCGGCCGCACCTGGTCCCCGCAGTCCAGCGGCACGGCCAAGGACGTGGTGTCCCTCGCCTTCATGCCCGACACCCGGCACGGCTGGATGGTCGGCGACTCCGGGCTCATCCTCGCTACCCCGGACGGCGGCGGTACCTGGACGCCGCAGCTCAGCGGCATCCACAAGGACCTCGCCGGCCTGCACGGCGCGGGCACCGCCCGCTGGGCGGTCGGCCGGGACGGCCTGCTCGCGCTCACCACGGACGGCGGCGCCACTTGGCAGATGGGCGACACCGGCACCGGCGCACAGCTCTGGGACGTCACCTTCCTCGCCGACGCGCGGCGCGGCTGGGCCGTCGGCGACGCCGGCCTCGTCCTGGCCACCGAGGACGGTGGTACGTCCTGGCGTCGCCAGGACACCCCCATCGAAGTCCCCCTGTTTGGCGTCTACTTCGAGGACGACTGCGGCTGGGCGGTCGGCGCCGCCGGTACGGTCCTGGCCACCGACGACCTCGGAACCACTTGGCGCCTGATGGACACCCCCACCGAACTGTCGCTGCTGAGCGTCCACTTCGAACCTGGTGGCAAGCAGGGCTGGGCCGTTGGCCCTGAGGGCACGATCCTCGGCACCGACGACGCAGGTACCACCTGGCAGTGCCAGGACGCCGCGACACAGACCACCCTGACGCACGTCCACGCCGGCACCGGCGGCGCGGCACGCATCGTCGGCCGTGCCGGCACCGTACTGACGACAACGAACGGCGGTGCCACCTGGGAGACGCAGGTCACTGGTACCGATGTCAGCCTCTGGGGCGTCGCGTTCACCGTGTCCGGCGAGCACGGTTGGGCGGTCGGCGACTGCGGTACGGTCCTCGCCACTGCGGACGGCGGCGTCACCTGGGCGCACCAGGACAGCGGCGTCGTCGACAACCTGAAGACCGTGTGGGCGCAGCCCGACGGCGCCCAGGTGTACGCCGCCGGCGACGGGAGTTCCGTCATCGCCACCGAGAACCACGGCGCAACCTGGTCCTCGCACGTCGCCAGCACGGGCCGGAACCTCTACGGCGTTCACATCTTCCCCGGCGGCCAGGACGGCTGGGTGGTAGGCGACGGCGGCACCGTGCTGGCCACCCGCGCCGGCCGCCGCTGGACCCCGCAGCCCAGCGGCACGGCCGCGAACCTCTACTCCGTCTCGCCGGCCGACCACACCACCGCCTGGGCCGTCGGCCGGGCCGGCACCATCCTGGTCACGCGCGACGCCGGCACCTCCTGGCAGCTGCAGCCCAGCGGCAGCACCAAGGACCTCCTCGAAGTCCACGTCCGCCCCGACGCCCGCACCGGCTGGGCCGTCGGCGACCGCGGCACCATCCTCGGCACCCGGGACGGGGGCACCACCTGGGTGCACCAGCCCAGCCCGTACACCGGCTGCGGCCTGTGGGCGGTGGACTTCGCCGACGACTGCACGGGCTGGGCAGTCGGCACCGGCGGCACCGTCTTCGCTACCCGGGACGGCGGGACCACCTGGGAGACACAGGACAGTGGCGGCGAGGACGACCTGATAGACATCCACGCCGTCGACACCGCCACGGCCTGGGCCGTCGGACACCGCGGCACCGTGCTTCACACCGGGGACGGCGGCCGCACCTGGGAGCGCCGTGAGAGCGCCACCCGGCAGAACTTCACCGCCGTGCACTTCTCGCCCGACGGCCGGCTCGGCTGTGTGGTCGGCCGTAGCGACACCGCCATGACGTCGCACGACGGCGGCACGACCTGGGAGGTCGGCGTCATCGGCACCGGGATGTCCCTGTGGAACGTGCGGATCCTCTCCGAACTCGAGTCATGGATCGTCGGCGACGAAGGCACCGTACTGTCGACTTCCGACGGCGGTGCCACCTGGGAACAGCACTTCTACAGCCCGGAGAAGGACACGGCCGCCCACGGCTGA
- a CDS encoding MFS transporter encodes MLTRILPPPGHARMLTFITMVMSLGQGLWMAINAIYAVMMVRLTPSQLGISVGIAAALVLVSSIPLGHLADRAGPRTVQMWSFLSLAPLTAALLFVDGFWSYLIVTSVQGLAYRAGNNARKAMIAANVPRSDRARVMAYIRAAINVTMAIGACLSGLTLAWGERVGYQGAILFTALCFLATGLLTLKEAPVPPVPAAAGAAFAVLRDVPFLMFTAVDGLLVTHALLLDIVLPLWVIHHTDAPLWMSSVILLINTAFVVAFQIRATRGIDDPKSASWASLQGAGCVATACLMFAMTSGTGLLLACALLVVGALLHALGEIRQAAGSWTIAFDLAPDHAQGQYQGTYKMGGDIGKIFAPAVFTWLIIGQGAIGWIVLAVSYAVLGAVMPAVVARGLRSRATAEAATATA; translated from the coding sequence GTGCTGACCCGCATTCTCCCCCCGCCCGGCCATGCCCGGATGCTCACCTTCATCACCATGGTGATGAGCCTGGGGCAAGGGCTGTGGATGGCCATCAACGCCATCTACGCGGTGATGATGGTCCGCCTCACGCCGAGTCAGCTCGGCATCAGTGTGGGCATCGCGGCCGCCCTCGTCCTCGTGTCCAGTATCCCGCTCGGCCATCTCGCCGACCGGGCCGGGCCGCGTACCGTTCAGATGTGGTCGTTCCTGTCGCTGGCCCCGCTGACCGCTGCGCTGCTGTTCGTAGACGGCTTCTGGTCGTATCTGATCGTCACGTCAGTCCAGGGCCTCGCCTATCGTGCGGGCAACAATGCCCGGAAGGCCATGATCGCGGCCAATGTGCCCCGGAGCGACCGGGCCCGCGTCATGGCGTACATCCGGGCCGCCATTAACGTGACCATGGCGATCGGTGCCTGTCTCTCCGGTCTCACCCTCGCCTGGGGTGAACGCGTCGGTTATCAGGGCGCCATCCTCTTCACCGCCCTCTGCTTCCTCGCCACCGGCCTGCTCACCTTGAAGGAGGCACCGGTGCCACCGGTGCCAGCCGCGGCTGGCGCGGCCTTCGCGGTGCTGCGCGACGTGCCGTTCCTGATGTTCACCGCCGTGGACGGGCTGCTCGTCACGCATGCCCTGCTGCTCGATATCGTGCTGCCGCTGTGGGTCATCCACCACACGGACGCCCCGCTCTGGATGAGCTCGGTCATCCTGCTCATCAACACCGCCTTCGTGGTGGCTTTCCAGATCAGGGCCACCCGCGGCATCGACGATCCCAAGTCCGCGTCATGGGCGAGCCTGCAGGGCGCCGGCTGTGTGGCGACCGCCTGCCTGATGTTCGCCATGACCAGCGGGACCGGGCTGCTGCTCGCCTGCGCACTGCTGGTCGTGGGCGCGCTGCTGCACGCGCTCGGCGAGATCCGGCAGGCGGCGGGCAGCTGGACCATCGCGTTCGACCTCGCGCCCGACCACGCCCAGGGCCAGTACCAAGGCACGTACAAGATGGGCGGCGACATCGGCAAGATATTCGCCCCTGCGGTCTTCACCTGGCTGATCATCGGCCAGGGTGCGATCGGCTGGATCGTCCTGGCCGTGTCGTACGCCGTGCTGGGCGCCGTCATGCCGGCAGTCGTCGCCCGCGGTCTACGCAGCCGGGCCACCGCCGAGGCAGCGACCGCCACCGCCTGA
- a CDS encoding citrate/2-methylcitrate synthase → MSNADQLIARTLGIAEDRVTDGLEYQSIREWDSLGHVSLMVAIEQEYGVEVDDDLTLELRSVAAIREFAAGRAARVAPGKAGAAAAAPERGARRTVHRGLEGVTFDQTTITHIDGAEGILEYRGYSIHDLAERASFEEVAYLLVHGEIPDAAALQTFEKQLRAARALPAPVLDLVRSLAHAHPMEALRTCVSALGAFGLQRVPGTDESYTEARETGIALIARIPMIAAAHHAFRSGREPLQPPEDATHAEAFLTVLLGERPSPAAVRFIDKGFIVHADHSSNASAFTARVAIGCRSGMTAAITAAVAAFAGSVHGGAAERVVGLIDQVGSPENAEAHVAALQRRGEPVMGFGHRVYRTEDPRVRHLRSTVVELSAERGDTTGLDILDAVAAAMRPYSRHGVAANVDLYSGLAYRLLGLPDDLAVPLFVVGRAPGWVAQALEQQSNNVLIRPLLAYVGPHGQTYRKADDR, encoded by the coding sequence GTGAGCAACGCCGACCAGCTCATCGCCCGCACCCTCGGCATCGCCGAGGACCGCGTCACGGACGGGCTCGAATACCAGTCGATCAGGGAGTGGGACTCGCTCGGCCATGTCTCGCTGATGGTCGCCATCGAGCAGGAGTACGGCGTCGAGGTCGACGACGACCTCACGCTGGAGCTCCGTTCGGTGGCCGCTATCCGTGAGTTCGCTGCCGGCCGAGCCGCCCGGGTGGCCCCCGGGAAAGCAGGCGCCGCTGCGGCCGCACCCGAACGGGGCGCGCGCCGTACCGTGCACCGCGGCCTGGAGGGCGTCACTTTCGACCAGACCACCATCACGCACATCGACGGCGCCGAGGGCATCCTCGAATACCGCGGCTACAGCATCCACGACCTGGCCGAGCGTGCCTCGTTCGAGGAGGTCGCGTATCTGCTGGTGCACGGCGAAATCCCGGACGCCGCCGCCCTTCAGACCTTCGAGAAGCAACTGCGTGCCGCCCGCGCGCTGCCCGCCCCCGTCCTCGACCTCGTCCGCTCCCTCGCGCACGCGCACCCCATGGAGGCGCTGCGCACCTGTGTGTCGGCGCTCGGCGCGTTCGGTCTGCAGCGGGTGCCTGGCACCGACGAGAGCTATACCGAGGCCCGCGAGACCGGCATCGCGCTGATTGCCCGGATACCGATGATCGCCGCCGCCCACCACGCCTTCCGCAGTGGCCGCGAGCCACTGCAGCCGCCCGAGGACGCCACTCACGCCGAGGCGTTCCTCACTGTTCTGCTCGGCGAGCGGCCCTCGCCGGCCGCGGTGCGGTTCATCGACAAGGGCTTCATCGTCCACGCCGACCACAGTTCCAATGCCTCCGCCTTCACCGCCCGCGTCGCCATCGGCTGCCGCTCCGGTATGACGGCCGCGATCACCGCCGCCGTCGCGGCCTTCGCGGGGTCCGTGCACGGCGGCGCCGCCGAGCGCGTCGTCGGCCTCATCGACCAGGTCGGCTCCCCGGAGAATGCCGAAGCCCATGTCGCGGCGCTGCAGCGCCGGGGCGAGCCCGTGATGGGCTTCGGCCACCGCGTCTACCGCACCGAGGACCCCCGGGTGCGTCATCTGCGTTCCACGGTCGTCGAGTTGAGCGCGGAGCGCGGTGACACCACCGGCCTCGACATCCTCGACGCTGTGGCCGCCGCGATGCGCCCGTACAGCCGACACGGCGTCGCCGCCAACGTGGACCTCTACTCCGGGCTCGCCTACCGGCTGCTCGGCCTGCCCGACGACCTGGCGGTGCCGCTCTTCGTCGTCGGCCGCGCCCCCGGCTGGGTCGCCCAGGCACTCGAGCAGCAGTCCAACAACGTGCTGATCCGGCCGCTGCTCGCCTATGTGGGACCGCACGGGCAGACGTACCGGAAGGCGGACGACCGATGA
- a CDS encoding RraA family protein encodes MDNAFKDVPPTTLADLLGREQVMDIGIRPLWDSPRVAGPAYTVRCEPGDNLMLHAAIYRAEPGSIVVVESGDVDYALAGGNVCAVAQRRGVAAFVVDGVIRDLAEVREAGFPVFSRGVIPIPGTKKKVGAHGEPARVGGVLVHAGDIVVADEEGIVVVPVARQEEILAAAQAKLAKEAEQSLDAWEENHRARIEKALSDQGFIG; translated from the coding sequence ATGGACAACGCATTCAAGGACGTTCCCCCCACCACCCTCGCCGACCTGCTGGGCCGAGAGCAGGTCATGGACATCGGCATCCGCCCGCTGTGGGACTCGCCGCGCGTCGCGGGACCCGCGTACACCGTACGGTGCGAGCCCGGCGACAACCTGATGCTGCACGCCGCGATCTACCGCGCCGAGCCGGGCTCGATCGTCGTCGTGGAGTCGGGCGACGTGGACTACGCGCTGGCCGGCGGCAACGTGTGTGCCGTCGCCCAGCGCCGGGGCGTCGCGGCCTTCGTGGTCGACGGTGTCATACGCGACCTCGCCGAGGTGCGCGAGGCCGGCTTCCCGGTCTTCTCGCGCGGCGTCATCCCGATCCCCGGCACCAAGAAGAAGGTCGGCGCGCATGGTGAGCCGGCCCGCGTCGGCGGTGTGCTGGTGCACGCCGGCGATATCGTGGTCGCCGACGAGGAGGGCATCGTCGTCGTCCCCGTCGCCCGCCAAGAGGAGATCCTCGCGGCCGCTCAGGCGAAGCTCGCCAAGGAGGCCGAGCAGTCCCTTGACGCCTGGGAGGAGAACCACCGCGCCCGCATCGAGAAGGCGCTGAGTGACCAGGGCTTCATCGGCTGA
- a CDS encoding amino acid adenylation domain-containing protein: protein MTTALNLRLGAGLHHHARVLPDRVALTIGRRDYTYEEAAATARRWAALLVEAAGGRPRRVGVFAHRSEASYLGVAAALCAGAAFVPLNRKFPAERTRSMLERADVDALIVDAASVPGLADLLRDLPRKPVVLLPDIVRSQASDLGDVRVLDAMDLAVAAPLEELPEVAPDDIAYLLFTSGSTGVPKGVPVTHGNVRAFLDANQERYRLTPDDRVTQTFDQTFDLSVFDLFMAWENGARLCSMESIELLAPFKYLERNGITVWFSVPSVAAVLRKRGVLRPSTMPTLRWSLFCGEALPRATAEAWQAAAPQSVVENLYGPTELTIACTVHRWDPATSPAACVHDNVPIGRPYPGLQPLVVDEELKPIPDGETGELCMAGPQTTSGYWQAPEITAERYFKHQGRTYYRTGDLVRLQDGEYVCLGRNDQQVKVGGHRVELGEIEAVLRRAGAVEAVALLWPDPDTITAVVSGAMDPAALTEACDAALPPYMTPSSVHVVEAMPVNGNGKIDRGALRSRLDEGL, encoded by the coding sequence ATGACCACAGCACTGAACTTGCGCCTGGGCGCCGGCCTCCACCACCACGCGCGCGTCCTGCCCGACCGCGTCGCCCTGACCATCGGCCGCCGCGACTACACCTACGAAGAGGCTGCGGCCACCGCGCGCCGGTGGGCTGCTCTACTGGTCGAGGCGGCCGGCGGCCGCCCCCGCCGAGTCGGAGTATTCGCCCACCGCAGCGAGGCCTCCTACCTGGGTGTCGCCGCCGCGCTGTGCGCCGGCGCCGCATTCGTACCGCTGAACCGGAAGTTCCCGGCCGAGCGCACCCGCTCCATGCTCGAGCGTGCCGACGTCGACGCGCTCATCGTCGACGCCGCCTCGGTGCCCGGCCTCGCCGACCTGCTGCGGGACCTGCCGCGCAAGCCGGTCGTGCTGCTGCCCGACATCGTACGAAGCCAGGCCAGCGACCTCGGAGACGTACGGGTGCTGGACGCCATGGACCTGGCCGTGGCCGCGCCGCTGGAGGAGCTGCCTGAGGTGGCGCCCGACGACATCGCGTATCTGCTGTTCACCTCGGGCAGTACCGGCGTCCCGAAGGGCGTCCCGGTCACTCACGGCAACGTACGAGCGTTCCTCGACGCCAACCAGGAGCGCTACCGGCTCACCCCCGACGACCGGGTCACCCAGACCTTCGACCAGACCTTCGACCTGTCGGTCTTCGACCTCTTCATGGCCTGGGAGAACGGCGCGCGGCTCTGCTCGATGGAGTCCATAGAGCTCCTGGCACCCTTCAAGTACCTTGAGCGCAACGGGATCACGGTGTGGTTCTCCGTGCCCTCCGTCGCCGCCGTACTGCGCAAGCGCGGCGTGCTCCGACCGAGCACCATGCCCACGCTGCGCTGGAGCCTGTTCTGCGGTGAGGCGCTGCCCCGCGCCACCGCCGAGGCCTGGCAGGCCGCCGCCCCGCAGTCGGTAGTGGAGAACCTGTACGGGCCGACCGAGCTCACCATCGCCTGCACGGTGCACCGCTGGGACCCTGCGACCAGCCCCGCGGCCTGCGTGCACGACAACGTGCCGATCGGCCGCCCCTATCCCGGACTCCAACCCCTTGTGGTGGACGAGGAGTTGAAGCCAATACCGGACGGGGAGACCGGCGAGCTCTGCATGGCCGGACCGCAGACCACCTCCGGCTACTGGCAGGCTCCCGAGATCACCGCCGAACGTTACTTCAAGCACCAGGGCCGTACCTACTACCGCACGGGAGACCTGGTTCGGCTGCAGGACGGCGAGTACGTCTGCCTCGGCCGCAACGACCAGCAAGTCAAGGTCGGTGGCCACCGCGTCGAACTGGGCGAGATCGAGGCCGTGCTGCGCCGCGCGGGCGCCGTCGAGGCGGTCGCCCTGCTGTGGCCCGACCCCGACACCATCACCGCCGTGGTCTCCGGTGCCATGGACCCGGCCGCGCTGACCGAGGCCTGCGACGCCGCGCTGCCCCCCTACATGACGCCGTCCTCCGTGCACGTCGTCGAGGCGATGCCGGTCAACGGCAACGGCAAGATCGACCGTGGTGCGCTACGCAGCAGGCTCGACGAAGGCCTCTGA
- a CDS encoding response regulator: MINVLVVDDDFYVAKINAHYVSVVPGFRVASIAHSAPPALVAVERGGIDLVLLDQHLPNESGLSLTRRLRRLGHDIDVIMVTADRRPESVREALRAGVLHYLVKPFTCDGLRSKLEAYAHLRGTIDEATEMDQARIDRTLGTPRTPKAVPAMPKGYSERTLELVLRIVREHGTDRQLSAQEVSELARISRSTAQRYLKLLAESGKLGLTLRYGDSGRPEHLYSGV; this comes from the coding sequence ATGATCAATGTGCTCGTTGTCGACGACGACTTCTACGTGGCGAAGATAAACGCCCATTACGTGTCCGTAGTGCCCGGCTTCCGTGTCGCCAGCATTGCACACAGCGCCCCCCCGGCCCTCGTCGCCGTGGAGCGTGGCGGCATCGACCTGGTCCTCCTCGACCAGCATCTGCCGAACGAGAGCGGGCTGTCTCTCACCCGTCGGCTCCGGCGCCTGGGCCACGACATCGACGTCATCATGGTCACGGCCGACCGTCGGCCCGAATCGGTTCGCGAAGCCCTCCGCGCCGGCGTCCTGCACTACCTCGTCAAGCCGTTTACCTGCGACGGCCTGCGCAGCAAGCTAGAGGCGTACGCCCACCTTCGCGGCACCATCGACGAGGCCACGGAGATGGACCAGGCCCGCATCGACCGGACGCTCGGCACTCCGCGCACCCCGAAGGCCGTGCCCGCCATGCCCAAGGGGTACTCGGAGCGCACTCTCGAGCTGGTCTTGCGCATCGTCAGGGAGCACGGTACCGACCGGCAGCTGTCCGCCCAGGAGGTCTCCGAGCTGGCGCGGATCAGCCGGTCCACCGCCCAGCGGTACCTCAAGCTTCTCGCCGAGAGCGGCAAGCTGGGGCTCACCCTGCGGTACGGCGACAGCGGGCGGCCCGAGCATCTGTACTCCGGTGTTTGA
- a CDS encoding ATP-binding protein, with the protein MQRAWLDAPGARYLADAHIRRHERRNALHTLQGLRELARHAEKQPELFAASTGVPLAKVGEIMKRIGDSLIRAQLVGKLLAASERGVELRLSPESCLPNCLEVSGEVATVLGNLIDNAMDAVTKTGRTGPWVEVALHQERGVVELRVTDNGPGVAPHLRQWIFVRGASTKRPSPGQPQGIGLALVLTISGERGGSVAVTDREGGGAVFIVRMKAVAKRLRASAGA; encoded by the coding sequence ATGCAGCGCGCGTGGCTGGACGCGCCCGGCGCTCGGTACCTCGCGGACGCCCATATCCGGCGGCACGAGCGGCGCAACGCGTTGCACACGCTGCAGGGCCTGAGGGAGCTCGCCCGGCACGCCGAGAAACAGCCCGAGCTGTTCGCCGCCTCGACCGGTGTCCCGCTCGCCAAGGTCGGCGAGATCATGAAGCGGATCGGCGACTCCTTGATCCGCGCCCAGTTGGTCGGGAAGCTGCTCGCCGCGTCGGAGCGCGGAGTGGAGCTGCGGCTCAGCCCCGAATCCTGCCTGCCCAACTGCCTCGAGGTGTCCGGTGAAGTCGCCACCGTCCTCGGCAACCTCATCGATAACGCCATGGACGCCGTCACGAAGACCGGCCGGACCGGGCCCTGGGTGGAGGTCGCGCTCCACCAGGAACGGGGCGTCGTTGAGCTGCGCGTGACCGACAACGGGCCTGGCGTCGCCCCACATCTACGGCAATGGATATTCGTCCGGGGGGCCTCCACCAAGCGGCCTTCGCCCGGACAACCGCAGGGGATCGGGCTCGCGCTCGTGCTGACCATCTCCGGGGAACGGGGCGGATCAGTCGCGGTCACCGACCGGGAGGGCGGCGGTGCCGTCTTCATCGTACGAATGAAGGCTGTCGCCAAGCGCTTACGGGCGTCGGCCGGCGCGTGA